The Rhodoferax potami genome includes a region encoding these proteins:
- a CDS encoding type II toxin-antitoxin system MqsA family antitoxin, with translation MKVAQLSAEVVSPGESGLARKGRLSRAKVTPKPPDERYCHSCGIGFFVANTRDWVYRWEEYETVIPSVSGMFCPACGDVFTQGEHTARLEGLQTEFRKKMVKERQSRQ, from the coding sequence GTGAAAGTTGCTCAATTGTCAGCGGAAGTGGTTAGTCCTGGCGAAAGTGGCCTGGCCAGAAAGGGCCGACTTTCGCGCGCGAAAGTGACTCCTAAGCCTCCCGACGAAAGGTATTGCCACAGTTGCGGAATCGGGTTCTTTGTTGCTAATACGCGTGATTGGGTTTATCGGTGGGAGGAATACGAGACGGTTATTCCGTCTGTTTCAGGGATGTTCTGTCCTGCGTGTGGCGATGTATTCACCCAGGGTGAGCACACGGCCCGTTTGGAGGGTTTACAAACCGAGTTCCGAAAGAAGATGGTTAAGGAACGTCAATCGCGGCAGTGA
- the tnpC gene encoding IS66 family transposase, with protein sequence MSMPNTSTPTFTVETVMGLSPQSIAQTLQAQAASISALEQQLEWFKRQLFGKKSERFAPLPDAQQMHLGQLLGDLPATDAPEADSDSNTIPAHQRRKPRSNFADEGTPASFFDETKVPVHTIELANPETKDLSPDQYEVVSQKVSHRLAQRPGAYVVLKYVRSVIKRHDTQTLHCAGAPTGIIEGSRADVSLLAGVVVDKFAWHIPLYRQHQRLSQAGFKLSRAWLTQLAQKTISLLEPIYDTQLESIRNSRVKAMDETPIKAGRSGPGKMKAAYFWPVYGELDEVCFAYFESRRHEHVQQALGLPGATDAVLLTDGYEAYARYAAKTGITHAQCWAHCRRGFFEALGAEPQAAGQALQQIGEIYAQEEAIRERDLYGDAKREHRLSHSKPLVQNFFEWVDLQFERQGFLPSNPLTKALAYARERRAQLQVFLGDADVAMDTNHLERALRAIPMGRRNWLFCWTEVGAKRAGIMQSLIVTCRLHDIDPYTYLVDVLQRVGHHPASRVSELTPRQWKQHFAENPLRSPLHGLVT encoded by the coding sequence ATGTCGATGCCCAATACCAGCACTCCCACATTTACCGTCGAAACGGTCATGGGGCTGTCGCCGCAGAGCATCGCGCAGACACTGCAAGCACAGGCCGCCAGCATCAGCGCGCTGGAGCAGCAGCTCGAATGGTTCAAACGCCAACTCTTTGGCAAGAAGAGCGAGCGCTTTGCACCCTTGCCCGATGCGCAGCAAATGCACCTGGGGCAACTCCTGGGCGACCTCCCTGCCACTGATGCGCCCGAAGCCGACTCCGACTCCAACACCATCCCTGCACACCAGCGACGCAAACCCCGCAGCAACTTTGCCGACGAGGGCACGCCCGCATCGTTCTTTGACGAAACCAAGGTGCCCGTGCACACCATCGAGCTGGCCAACCCCGAGACCAAAGACCTCTCGCCCGATCAGTACGAGGTTGTCAGCCAGAAGGTCAGCCACCGCTTGGCACAGCGCCCCGGTGCCTATGTGGTGCTGAAGTATGTGCGCTCTGTCATCAAGCGCCACGACACGCAAACCCTGCACTGTGCGGGCGCGCCAACAGGCATCATTGAGGGCAGCCGCGCTGACGTGAGCTTGCTCGCAGGCGTTGTTGTTGACAAGTTTGCCTGGCACATTCCGCTGTACCGGCAGCACCAGCGCCTGAGCCAAGCGGGCTTCAAACTCAGCCGGGCGTGGCTGACGCAACTGGCGCAAAAGACCATTTCCCTGCTGGAGCCGATTTACGACACGCAGCTCGAGTCGATCCGCAACAGCCGGGTCAAGGCAATGGACGAGACCCCCATCAAGGCCGGGCGCAGTGGGCCCGGCAAGATGAAGGCGGCCTACTTCTGGCCTGTGTACGGCGAACTCGATGAGGTGTGCTTTGCCTATTTCGAGTCGCGCCGCCACGAGCACGTACAGCAGGCATTGGGGCTGCCAGGGGCCACAGATGCCGTGTTGCTCACTGACGGCTATGAGGCCTATGCACGTTACGCTGCCAAGACCGGCATTACGCATGCCCAATGCTGGGCGCACTGCAGGCGTGGCTTCTTTGAAGCTCTAGGGGCCGAGCCACAGGCCGCTGGCCAGGCGCTGCAGCAAATTGGCGAGATTTACGCCCAGGAAGAAGCCATTCGTGAACGTGACCTCTACGGGGATGCCAAACGAGAGCACCGTCTAAGCCACAGCAAACCGCTGGTGCAGAACTTCTTTGAATGGGTGGATTTGCAGTTCGAGCGGCAAGGCTTCCTGCCCAGCAATCCGTTGACCAAGGCATTGGCCTATGCACGCGAGCGCCGCGCGCAACTGCAGGTGTTTCTGGGCGATGCGGATGTGGCCATGGATACGAACCATCTGGAACGCGCCTTGCGCGCGATACCAATGGGCAGGCGCAATTGGTTATTCTGCTGGACGGAGGTGGGCGCCAAGCGCGCGGGCATCATGCAGAGCCTGATCGTGACATGCCGTTTACATGACATTGACCCCTACACCTACCTGGTTGATGTCTTGCAACGCGTAGGCCACCACCCCGCCTCCAGAGTTTCAGAACTGACGCCTCGTCAATGGAAGCAGCACTTCGCCGAGAATCCATTGCGTTCACCATTACACGGTTTGGTAACGTAG
- a CDS encoding response regulator, translating to MKKVLLVDDKEINRKLLSIHLVAGYEVFEACNGIQALEIIKREKPYAVLLDIMMTGELDGLDVLNSIKTDPVLKDILVAMVTVRDKEKDIKVGEKYGADAYFSKPFDTKKILHWLSAG from the coding sequence ATGAAAAAAGTTCTGCTTGTCGACGACAAAGAGATAAATCGCAAACTCCTTTCAATTCACCTTGTGGCTGGTTATGAGGTATTTGAAGCGTGTAATGGCATTCAGGCACTAGAAATAATTAAGCGTGAAAAGCCATACGCCGTCTTGCTTGATATCATGATGACGGGAGAGCTAGATGGTTTGGACGTATTGAACTCCATTAAAACCGATCCAGTCCTAAAAGATATATTGGTTGCTATGGTTACCGTACGAGATAAAGAAAAAGATATCAAGGTTGGCGAGAAATATGGTGCAGATGCTTATTTCTCCAAACCCTTTGATACAAAAAAAATCCTTCATTGGCTAAGTGCGGGTTGA
- a CDS encoding Panacea domain-containing protein produces MALAPLFDERRAAEAAAFLLFRAGGRLPLIKLIKLMYLSERLSLQRYGEPITGDRLVAMPNGPVLSMTYEHINGARLSIEGGWETWIADRAGHEVALRDESKIRSPEQDLLRLSDSDLEVLGETWNEFGHWDRWDLVKYTHSDACPEWEDPDGSSRPIAYDVLFTKLGYSQDQASSLMNRLAEQRQLNAAMC; encoded by the coding sequence ATGGCACTTGCTCCACTTTTTGATGAACGCCGTGCGGCTGAAGCTGCTGCGTTTCTGCTTTTTCGCGCGGGTGGGCGCTTGCCTTTGATCAAATTAATTAAGTTGATGTATTTGTCTGAACGACTGTCTTTGCAGCGTTACGGTGAGCCTATCACTGGTGATCGTCTTGTTGCTATGCCGAATGGCCCCGTGCTATCCATGACTTATGAGCACATTAATGGTGCCCGTCTTTCGATAGAAGGTGGCTGGGAGACTTGGATTGCTGATCGCGCAGGTCATGAAGTTGCTCTTCGAGATGAGAGCAAAATTCGCTCCCCTGAGCAAGATTTATTGAGGCTGAGTGACAGCGATCTCGAAGTTCTTGGTGAGACTTGGAATGAATTTGGTCACTGGGATCGTTGGGATTTGGTTAAATACACTCATTCAGATGCTTGCCCTGAATGGGAAGATCCTGACGGTTCAAGTCGACCCATTGCTTACGATGTGTTGTTCACCAAGTTGGGCTATTCCCAAGACCAAGCATCTTCTTTAATGAATCGACTTGCAGAGCAGCGACAGTTGAACGCTGCAATGTGCTGA
- the tnpB gene encoding IS66 family insertion sequence element accessory protein TnpB (TnpB, as the term is used for proteins encoded by IS66 family insertion elements, is considered an accessory protein, since TnpC, encoded by a neighboring gene, is a DDE family transposase.) gives MFFPEGRIRVFLYGQAADMRQSYDGLYALARQGFEVDVLAGHMFVFINRRQTQMKVLYFDRSGWCLWCKRLESGKFSRKGVQGGSGEIDCTALKLMLEGIEVRRRHKHI, from the coding sequence ATGTTCTTTCCCGAGGGCCGCATTCGCGTGTTCCTGTATGGCCAAGCTGCCGATATGCGCCAGTCCTACGACGGCTTGTACGCTCTGGCACGCCAGGGGTTTGAAGTGGATGTGCTGGCCGGACACATGTTTGTTTTCATCAACCGGCGGCAAACACAGATGAAGGTGCTGTACTTTGACCGCAGCGGCTGGTGCCTGTGGTGCAAGCGTTTGGAGAGCGGCAAGTTCTCCCGTAAAGGCGTTCAAGGCGGCAGTGGCGAGATCGACTGCACGGCGCTCAAACTGATGCTCGAAGGCATCGAAGTGCGCCGACGCCACAAACATATATGA
- a CDS encoding IS66 family transposase, with the protein MRTAYAQPSPLPKCNADASLLAQILTATFADHVPLNRQSMIFGRHGFPVPRSTLDDWKLGSAELLEVLRAPLIAHTLSAPRLHSDDTTVRLRDANKDTTHTSRLWAYLGAGQRQSNRSLSGVLAN; encoded by the coding sequence GTGCGCACGGCCTATGCACAACCATCGCCATTGCCCAAGTGCAATGCCGACGCCAGCCTGCTGGCACAGATACTGACGGCCACCTTTGCCGACCACGTGCCGCTGAACCGCCAGTCCATGATTTTTGGACGCCATGGTTTTCCCGTGCCGCGCTCCACCTTGGATGACTGGAAGCTTGGCAGTGCCGAGTTGCTCGAGGTCCTGCGGGCGCCGCTGATTGCGCACACCTTGTCGGCACCACGCCTGCATAGCGACGACACCACGGTGCGACTGCGTGATGCCAACAAGGACACCACGCACACCAGCAGGCTGTGGGCCTATTTGGGCGCCGGTCAGCGCCAGAGTAACCGGTCACTGTCCGGCGTTCTTGCGAACTGA
- a CDS encoding glutathione S-transferase family protein, which produces MTTPFTPTGITLFGNRESDHSNKVRLALIFGQVQHDDVHVDISLPHEQRPELFRTLARFNEVPVLVWGTESFVQSDTILCLLAERLKCMGGENPQRMARVREWLFWEANRLGLSLPNLRYARQFAPQEYPSGTQEWLLARYQRDIQRLEAELSDGRAFILDENLSVADCALCGYLFWADEVGLTVPPHVRAWLQRIQKLPGWLPPRELMSAAL; this is translated from the coding sequence ATGACGACTCCGTTCACGCCAACTGGCATCACCTTATTCGGCAATCGTGAATCTGACCATAGCAACAAGGTACGTCTGGCACTGATTTTCGGACAGGTTCAACACGACGATGTTCATGTCGATATCTCTTTGCCGCATGAACAGCGACCAGAGCTATTTCGTACTTTGGCGCGCTTCAATGAGGTGCCGGTGCTGGTATGGGGAACCGAGAGTTTTGTGCAATCCGACACTATCTTGTGCTTGCTCGCCGAGAGGCTGAAATGCATGGGTGGCGAGAATCCACAGCGCATGGCGCGTGTGCGCGAATGGCTTTTTTGGGAAGCAAACCGTCTGGGCCTATCGTTGCCCAACCTCCGGTATGCACGCCAGTTCGCTCCGCAAGAGTACCCCAGTGGTACGCAAGAATGGCTGCTGGCACGGTATCAGCGAGATATACAGCGACTTGAAGCCGAACTGAGCGACGGACGAGCATTTATTCTCGACGAAAATTTGTCAGTGGCCGATTGCGCCCTCTGTGGATACCTGTTCTGGGCTGACGAAGTCGGACTCACGGTTCCTCCACACGTACGCGCTTGGCTGCAGCGTATTCAAAAGCTACCGGGCTGGCTGCCTCCAAGGGAGCTGATGAGCGCAGCGCTTTAG
- a CDS encoding IS3 family transposase (programmed frameshift) produces MKKSRFTDSQIMAALKRVEAGLPVPDICRELGISTATFYKWRAKFGGMDTSMMARMKELEDENRRLKKMYLEEKLKAEIANEYLAKKLSRPSRRREMAKEVVQQRGLAIRVACSVFSISESCYRYESKQNAENELIADWLMRLTDNHRNWGFGLCYLYLRNVKSFGWNHKRVYRIYRELELNLRIKPRKRLVREKPEPLAVPEAINQVWSMDFMHDKLEDGRNLRLFNVIDDFNREALGIEVDFSLPSERVIRALKQIISWRGKPQVIRCDNGPENISGTIQNWAEEWGIRFEYIQPGKPQQNAYVERFNRTVRYEWLSQYYWSSIEEVQDFATQWMWSYNHDRPNMALGGFTPMQHLAMAA; encoded by the exons GTGAAGAAGTCGAGATTTACGGATAGCCAGATCATGGCTGCATTGAAGCGTGTTGAAGCCGGTTTGCCGGTTCCTGATATCTGTCGTGAGTTGGGGATCAGCACCGCCACGTTCTACAAGTGGCGTGCCAAGTTTGGTGGCATGGACACATCCATGATGGCCCGCATGAAGGAACTCGAAGACGAGAACCGGCGGCTTAAGAAGATGTATCTGGAAGAGAAACTCAAGGCCGAGATCGCCAACGAGTACCTCGCAAAAAAGT TAAGCCGGCCGTCTCGCCGGCGCGAGATGGCCAAAGAAGTCGTGCAGCAGCGTGGGCTTGCCATACGGGTCGCCTGTTCCGTGTTCTCAATCAGCGAATCCTGCTACCGCTACGAGTCCAAGCAAAACGCTGAGAATGAACTCATCGCTGATTGGTTGATGCGGCTGACGGACAACCACCGCAACTGGGGCTTTGGCCTGTGCTACCTGTATCTGCGCAATGTGAAGAGTTTCGGGTGGAACCATAAACGCGTGTACCGCATCTATCGTGAGCTGGAGTTGAACCTACGTATCAAGCCTAGGAAGCGCTTGGTGCGTGAGAAGCCCGAGCCTTTGGCTGTGCCAGAGGCCATCAATCAGGTCTGGTCGATGGACTTCATGCACGACAAGCTGGAGGACGGCCGTAACCTGCGCTTGTTCAATGTCATCGACGACTTCAACCGTGAGGCGCTGGGCATTGAGGTGGACTTCTCGCTGCCGTCGGAGCGGGTGATCCGAGCATTGAAGCAGATCATTTCCTGGCGTGGCAAGCCGCAAGTGATTCGATGTGACAACGGGCCCGAGAACATCAGTGGCACCATCCAGAACTGGGCCGAGGAATGGGGCATCCGGTTTGAATATATCCAGCCGGGCAAGCCACAGCAGAATGCCTATGTCGAACGGTTTAACAGGACTGTTCGATACGAATGGCTATCCCAGTATTACTGGTCCAGTATTGAAGAAGTTCAGGACTTCGCCACGCAGTGGATGTGGTCCTACAATCACGACCGCCCGAATATGGCCCTGGGCGGTTTCACCCCAATGCAGCACTTGGCCATGGCTGCATAA
- the tnpB gene encoding IS66 family insertion sequence element accessory protein TnpB (TnpB, as the term is used for proteins encoded by IS66 family insertion elements, is considered an accessory protein, since TnpC, encoded by a neighboring gene, is a DDE family transposase.): MLVNSNTCAWICEHPVDMRKSIDALAVLVEPLLNANPLSGHLFVFLCRHRIRVKILYWDRTGFALWYKRLEGARFAHPGEIAKAGLNMAQLSAWMEGMPIAQSCFKTVNATRVS, from the coding sequence ATGCTGGTGAACTCCAATACCTGCGCATGGATCTGCGAGCATCCGGTGGACATGCGCAAGTCTATTGATGCACTGGCCGTTCTGGTGGAGCCCCTGTTAAACGCCAACCCGCTTTCGGGCCATCTCTTTGTCTTTTTGTGCCGCCACCGCATCCGCGTCAAGATCCTCTACTGGGACCGCACCGGCTTTGCACTTTGGTACAAGCGCCTGGAAGGTGCGCGCTTTGCACACCCCGGCGAGATCGCCAAGGCAGGCCTGAACATGGCGCAGTTGTCGGCTTGGATGGAGGGCATGCCGATTGCGCAAAGCTGCTTCAAAACGGTGAACGCAACGCGCGTCAGTTGA
- the tnpB gene encoding IS66 family insertion sequence element accessory protein TnpB (TnpB, as the term is used for proteins encoded by IS66 family insertion elements, is considered an accessory protein, since TnpC, encoded by a neighboring gene, is a DDE family transposase.) has product MFFPEGRIRVFLYGQAADMRQSYDGLYALARQGFEVDVLAGHMFVFINRRQTQMKVLYFDRSGWCLWCKRLESGKFSRKGVQGGSGEIDCTALKLMLEGIEVRRRHKRYQHPARR; this is encoded by the coding sequence ATGTTCTTTCCCGAGGGCCGCATTCGCGTGTTCCTGTATGGCCAAGCTGCCGATATGCGCCAGTCCTACGACGGCTTGTACGCTCTGGCACGCCAGGGGTTTGAAGTGGATGTGCTGGCCGGACACATGTTTGTTTTCATCAACCGGCGGCAAACACAGATGAAGGTGCTGTACTTTGACCGCAGCGGCTGGTGCCTGTGGTGCAAGCGTTTGGAGAGCGGCAAGTTCTCCCGTAAAGGCGTTCAAGGCGGCAGTGGCGAGATCGACTGCACGGCGCTCAAACTGATGCTCGAAGGCATCGAAGTGCGCCGACGCCACAAACGCTACCAACACCCTGCGCGGAGGTGA
- the tnpA gene encoding IS66 family insertion sequence element accessory protein TnpA, with translation MQPIPNFFEVAQRRPSTPLIRHGKEFWQQAVRDQETSGLSLSQFCLERGFAKATFSNGARR, from the coding sequence ATGCAACCAATCCCCAACTTTTTTGAAGTCGCCCAGCGCCGGCCCAGCACACCATTGATCCGGCATGGCAAAGAATTCTGGCAACAAGCAGTGCGTGATCAAGAGACTTCAGGGCTCAGCCTGAGCCAGTTCTGTCTTGAGCGCGGGTTTGCTAAGGCGACCTTTTCCAATGGCGCAAGGCGTTGA